In Oncorhynchus gorbuscha isolate QuinsamMale2020 ecotype Even-year linkage group LG08, OgorEven_v1.0, whole genome shotgun sequence, one genomic interval encodes:
- the ccnj gene encoding cyclin-J isoform X1 gives MELEGQWWKGQLAGDIYQALRYKEIKLPSYKGQSPQLNLRRYFADLIAIVSNRYRLCPTARHLAVYLLDLFMDRYDITVQQLHMVALSCLLLASKFEEREDRVPKLETLNSLGCMSSMNLVLTKQGLLHMELLLLETFQWNLYLPTAAHFIEYYLSIAVNEADLHDGWPMACLEKTMLYMTKYADYFLEVSLQDHVFLRFAPSLVAAACVATSRIILRLSPSWPSQLQRLTVYSWDHLVPCVEKMLTAHDSDVKEANKQTCQPPGQQPGQTGYHTPCQTTTTMPPQYLHQTSIQYPQQALQPSLALGHGPASYVSHSAALQGPGAPPHSHPQTISAGLDGKTNIPSRAYQVNMHYTCAAPCFDR, from the exons ATGGAGCTTGAGGGCCAATGGTGGAAAGGACAACTTGCTGGAGATATATACCAGGCTTTGCGCTACAAA GAAATCAAGTTGCCCTCCTACAAAGGCCAGTCCCCCCAGCTCAACCTCAGGCGCTACTTTGCAGACCTCATAGCAATCGTAAGCAATCGCTACCGGCTGTGCCCAACAGCCAGACACCTTGCCGTCTACTTGCTGGACCTTTTCATGGACCGCTATGATATAACGGTGCAGCAGCTTCACATGGTCGCACTCTCCTGCTTGCTTTTGGCTA GTAAGtttgaggagagagaagacagagttcCTAAGCTGGAGACTCTTAACAGTCTGGGCTGCATGAGCTCCATGAACCTGGTCCTGACCAAGCAGGGCCTGCTGCACATGGAGCTCCTCCTGCTGGAGACCTTCCAGTGGAACCTGTACCTGCCCACCGCTGCACACTTCATAGAGTACTACCTGTCCATCGCTGTCAACGAGGCGGACCTTCACGATGGCTGGCCCATGGCGTGCCTGGAGAAGACGATGCTCTACATGACAAAGTATGCTGACTACTTCCTGGAGGTCTCCCTTCAAG ATCATGTGTTTCTGAGGTTCGCCCCGTCACTGGTGGCAGCTGCCTGTGTGGCAACCTCTCGCATCATCCTGCGCCTATCCCCTTCCTGGCCATCTCAGCTTCAGCGCCTCACCGTATACAGCTGGGATCACCTTGTCCCCTGTGTAGAAAAAATGCTCAC TGCTCATGACAGCGACGTGAAGGAGGCCAACAAGCAGACGTGCCAACCACCCGGTCAGCAGCCGGGCCAGACTGGGTACCATACCCCTTGCCAGACAACCACCACCATGCCGCCTCAGTACCTGCACCAGACCAGCATCCAGTACCCTCAGCAGGCCCTCCAGCCTTCCCTAGCCCTAGGCCACGGCCCGGCCTCCTACGTATCCCACTCTGCCGCCCTGCAGGGCCCTGGTGCCCCGCCACACAGCCACCCCCAGACCATCTCTGCTGGTCTGGATGGCAAGACCAACATTCCAAGCAGAGCCTACCAGGTCAATATGCACTATACCTGTGCTGCTCCCTGTTTTGATAGGTGA
- the ccnj gene encoding cyclin-J isoform X2: MDRYDITVQQLHMVALSCLLLASKFEEREDRVPKLETLNSLGCMSSMNLVLTKQGLLHMELLLLETFQWNLYLPTAAHFIEYYLSIAVNEADLHDGWPMACLEKTMLYMTKYADYFLEVSLQDHVFLRFAPSLVAAACVATSRIILRLSPSWPSQLQRLTVYSWDHLVPCVEKMLTAHDSDVKEANKQTCQPPGQQPGQTGYHTPCQTTTTMPPQYLHQTSIQYPQQALQPSLALGHGPASYVSHSAALQGPGAPPHSHPQTISAGLDGKTNIPSRAYQVNMHYTCAAPCFDR, translated from the exons ATGGACCGCTATGATATAACGGTGCAGCAGCTTCACATGGTCGCACTCTCCTGCTTGCTTTTGGCTA GTAAGtttgaggagagagaagacagagttcCTAAGCTGGAGACTCTTAACAGTCTGGGCTGCATGAGCTCCATGAACCTGGTCCTGACCAAGCAGGGCCTGCTGCACATGGAGCTCCTCCTGCTGGAGACCTTCCAGTGGAACCTGTACCTGCCCACCGCTGCACACTTCATAGAGTACTACCTGTCCATCGCTGTCAACGAGGCGGACCTTCACGATGGCTGGCCCATGGCGTGCCTGGAGAAGACGATGCTCTACATGACAAAGTATGCTGACTACTTCCTGGAGGTCTCCCTTCAAG ATCATGTGTTTCTGAGGTTCGCCCCGTCACTGGTGGCAGCTGCCTGTGTGGCAACCTCTCGCATCATCCTGCGCCTATCCCCTTCCTGGCCATCTCAGCTTCAGCGCCTCACCGTATACAGCTGGGATCACCTTGTCCCCTGTGTAGAAAAAATGCTCAC TGCTCATGACAGCGACGTGAAGGAGGCCAACAAGCAGACGTGCCAACCACCCGGTCAGCAGCCGGGCCAGACTGGGTACCATACCCCTTGCCAGACAACCACCACCATGCCGCCTCAGTACCTGCACCAGACCAGCATCCAGTACCCTCAGCAGGCCCTCCAGCCTTCCCTAGCCCTAGGCCACGGCCCGGCCTCCTACGTATCCCACTCTGCCGCCCTGCAGGGCCCTGGTGCCCCGCCACACAGCCACCCCCAGACCATCTCTGCTGGTCTGGATGGCAAGACCAACATTCCAAGCAGAGCCTACCAGGTCAATATGCACTATACCTGTGCTGCTCCCTGTTTTGATAGGTGA